In Cryptomeria japonica chromosome 10, Sugi_1.0, whole genome shotgun sequence, a genomic segment contains:
- the LOC131039124 gene encoding citrate-binding protein-like → MARMLGILISAILIWIASVNADPTVSPTQGFTEVVLNATNFMIQKPYDKEEYERYSFIDGVHSMWVYKDDKPHTPESKTRPRTEIRIEGYDYTEGVWQFEGEVYVPHGTSGVCVMQVFGGVQHATSFMLLASNGVLMRYNDQVVASEIYDRWIHLNIIHNADEGKVSVFVDGNEKVLADDRGRANHYFKCGAYAGVNASSCMESRWRNIKLWTK, encoded by the exons ATGGCGAGGATGCTAGGGATTTTGATCAGTGCTATTTTGATTTGGATTGCAAGTGTTAATGCGGATCCAACTGTCTCACCTACTCAAGGCTTTACCGAAGTGGTGTTAAATGCGACAAATTTTATGATACAAAAGCCATATGACAAGGAGGAATACGAGCGGTACAGCTTCATTGATGGCGTCCATTCCATGTGGGTATACAAAGATGACAAACCCCACACTCCTGAGAGCAAGACTAGGCCCAGGACAGAAATCCGCATCGAG GGATATGACTATACAGAGGGAGTGTGGCAATTCGAGGGTGAGGTGTATGTACCACATGGAACATCGGGTGTATGCGTGATGCAGGTTTTCGGCGGTGTTCAACACGCCACGTCGTTCATGCTGCTTGCTTCCAACGGAGTGCTAATGCGTTACAATGACCAAGTGGTGGCGTCTGAAATTTATGATCGGTGGATTCATCTCAACATTATCCACAATGCAGATGAAGGGAAAGTGTCCGTGTTTGTGGACGGGAATGAGAAGGTATTGGCTGATGACAGAGGTCGTGCCAACCATTATTTTAAGTGTGGAGCTTACGCTGGTGTTAACGCTTCATCTTGCATGGAATCTCGCTGGAGAAATATCAAACTGTGGACCAAATGA